Genomic DNA from Thermotoga petrophila RKU-1:
TCTTATGTAATCTTGTAGCAGATCTGTAGCACTGGACCCCTCAAGAATGTTCTCAAGCTGCCACTGGACGAATTCCGTGGTCAAGACCTCTTTGCAAGCTTCAAATATCTCCGGGAAGAAAAAGCTTTTCATATCTTCGAGAGCGATAATAATGTCTCTGGGTGAAGCATCCAAATTTACCATTGTGTATCTTGAAACCTGGTCCGAGATGAAGACGATGTTGGAGATCAGATTCTCTTCTGTTTTGTCCAGGTACGAGGCGGGGAAATGATGTTTCAAAACGATGGGGGATATGGGCTTCAGTTTCTCGACGTAATCGGTGATGAAGCTTCCAAGAATGCTGTGGAGATGAAGAGGTTTGCTCGGGGTGTCCCGTACAATAACGAAGGTGTCGTCTATTTCATCCAAGAGCGTTTTTCCTTCATAGGGCAGGATCAATCCCAGATCGTGGATCAATCCAGCCAGAAATGCGTAGGAGGAATCAAGATTCATTTTTTCGGCGATCTGAGCTGAGAGAAAAGCAACCTGAAAAGAGTGTCTTCCCAACGAAGGTATCGTACCCAATAAATTAATCAGCACCTGTATCATTGTTTTCACCTCGATTGAATTTTAAAACATACAGGATCTCTTTCAACAAGGAATCACGGTTTTTCTCGTTCAGTTCAAAGACAACAACACCATCTCTGCTTTTAATTCTTTCTACAAACGGGTCACTGGATTTTTTAATCGTGGCGATCACATCTTTCTCGCTATCGAAGATTTTTTCGACTACCTCCCGGAATTTACTGGATAGGAGTTCCATCTTTCCTATCTCGTCTACGATGATCAGGTTTTTCTCCCGAAGGGCTCCTTCGAGCGATCTTACACCGATCTCTTCCAGGTCTTTTAGATTCACGTAGTATTTACCGACTCTGTATGGAAAAGGAAGATCTGTTCTTGCCAAGATTCCCTCCTCACCATCCAGGGTGACGATCTTGAAACCTATTCTTTTTCCGCTCTCTCTTATCTCTTCAGTGTAAAAGCCCCCTGCGTTCTGCAGGAGGCATGATAGTTTCTTGATTAAAGTGGTTTTCCCAACACCCGGCCTTCCGGTGATCAGGATTTTCATTTTAACTCAACGCTGTTTAAAATCTTTTCAAACAGACCTTCCAGTCTCTTGAAGTCTTCTTCTGGAGCGTAGAAGCTCATGTAGAGGTACTGACCATTTTTCTCTGGAAATTGAAAGACCCAGTAAGTGAAATTCTGTCCAGTCTGATAATCCGGCATGGATGTTTCTACGAAGTTAACCTCATAGTTCGAAGTTCTGTAAACCTCACCGTTGAGTGGTTCTGTTTCGTAATGTGCTTCTGCGAAGATCAAATCAGCGATATCAAAAATGAAGTAGTGGATTCCTTCAGAAAGCTGATAATATGTGTAAGCAGGAACGTTCAATTTGAAGGTTTCTGTCTCGATGGTTTTCATTTTGGGTTCTCGAACCAGTGTAAAGGAGCTTTCATCCAGTTTCTTTCCGTCCGCGTAAACCACTACTTTCCAGTCACCGAACGCATCTTCTCTGAATCTGTCGGTTGTCATCCAGCCCCACACGCTGTCGTAATAATCGTAACCTGTTTCTATCGTTGTGGCAACGATGTAATAGACGTTTTCTCTAAGATTTCCATCTGGATCGTACCATTCCCATTTGAATATATGGGAGTTTTCAAATGGCTTTGTCGTGCTCCACATGACGATTCGTTCGTCAAAAAGTGTGAACGCGGTGTCTGTGGCGAAAGGCGCGTTTTCGTAGACACTTCTGCAAAGAAGAGATTCTGTGACGAAAACTTCTTCTGCTGCGGAACTTTCGAATTTTCCAGAAACGTTTTCAAAGGTCACAGTGGTTCCTTCCAGTGAGTGAAACGGATCTTCCAAGTTGGAGAACAGCAGTTGCAGTTTCCCTTCTACGAACTTTCCGTTGAAGGCACCATCCCAGAACTGAGATGGTCCCATGTTTCCGGTTGAGTCTGATTTTTTCCACCATCCAAAAATACTGTTTTCGATCACTATTCCTTCCAAGGTTTTCTCTCCAAAAGTTCCTTCGATGTGGTTACCGTTCTGGTATATCTCCAGTGTTCCATCCTGCGAGCTCCATCTGCTGAATCTGAATCGATCGTTCAAGTCGATGCTTGAGAGAATCTTCTCCAGAGTTTTTAAATCCTCGTCTGCGGGTTCTCCAACTACAAAACTCCAGAAAGCGAGATCTCTCATTCCGAGTGGAAAGGTCTGAACATTGAAAGAAAGGTCGTTTCCCTCAAACTTGTAGTATCTTCCCTTGAATCCTTTCCACTCTGTCTCACCCTGATCGACGAGAGAGGCATCTTGGGATAGTCCATAAACGAGTGCTACTTCGACACCTGTGTCGTAGATGAAGAACACACCAACTCCCTGATTGAGCGTCTGGCCATCACCCATTCCCTTGAAAACTCCGGTCGAATTGAAAGCCAGTGGAGGTGTTTCCTGCCAGTCCGACGGTTGCTGCCAGCTGATGGGACCGAAGGATCGTGAAACCCATTCCTGGGGCATTCCAAGGACCGCTAAAAGAACCAAACTGATCAAAGCAAGTTTTCTCACAATAAGACCTCCTCATAAAGTTTTCCACCTCTATTAAATCACTTTTCATTTCAAATCACAAGCCACCTTCACAAGTTCGTATTTTCTCGTTCCAAGACCGATCTCTTCAGCGTATTCGAGCTGTGTCTTCCAGGTTACATCTGGATGAACCTCAAGG
This window encodes:
- a CDS encoding NTPase; its protein translation is MKILITGRPGVGKTTLIKKLSCLLQNAGGFYTEEIRESGKRIGFKIVTLDGEEGILARTDLPFPYRVGKYYVNLKDLEEIGVRSLEGALREKNLIIVDEIGKMELLSSKFREVVEKIFDSEKDVIATIKKSSDPFVERIKSRDGVVVFELNEKNRDSLLKEILYVLKFNRGENNDTGAD